TGGTGAGACAGCATGAAGGCTTGATTGCCCAATCGAGGTTTTTCAAGCTGGCGACTTCCGCATTGGATGGGGCTACCGACCAGCTCAAGCACGATTTGTATTTCGTGTACAGGGGCATGAAGGAAGCAAGCATTAACGGGCGCGACTCGATTTGGAAGTTTATTCTTCAAAATAGCTATAAGCCTGTTTTCTTGCGCGGTCAGTTCGATCTAATTTTGGGAAATCCGCCATGGTTAACGTATGCGGACGTCACCAATTCCGATTATCAACAGATGCTAATGGGATTGGCAGATCACTATAACGTCACCCCCCCAAAAAGGGCTGATATCCCACACCTCGAAATCGCCGCGATCTTTGTTGCACACTCGGTCAATTACTTTCTGAAACCTAGTGGAACACTTGCATTCGTACTGCCAAGGAGCTTCGTTTCTGCTTCCCAACATGAAAATATTCGGAGAGGAACCGTAAGCAGCCTCGAGTTAAAGGAATTGTGGGACTTGAACGACGTAAGTCCACTTTTCCGTGTTCCCTCATGCGTTATGTTCTTCAAACACAGCGCATCGGATAACCTCCGGCGGCGAGTTTCTCTTCCGACTTTTCCTGGGAAGCGACTGGAAGGAAAGCTACCTCGCGAGCATCTACATTGGGGGAACGCTACAAGATTCATCCGCCTAGAAGACGTTTCATGGCACTTGTCTACGTTAGGTGCGTCGGGCGCACGCTCGGCGTTTACTGTGGGCGGGTCCACGCAGTCAATAGGCACTAATGCATATGAGAAGAAATTCTCGCAAGGGGCGACGGTTGTTCCACGCAATTTCTTTTTCATTGATCTGGAAACGGATTATGATGGTGGCGGCTTTGTCGGGCGCACTTGGTCTGTCAGAACCGCCACGGCAGCGGCCCGAGAGGCAAAGGCGCCTTGGAAAAACCATTCCCTAACGGGTCGAATTGAGGGCGACTATATCTTCAGGACAGCCATCGCAAACAATCTCGTACCCTTCGCGCTTTTCTCCCCCCCCATCGTGGCACTTCCAATTACTGAGAATGGGTCAGATCAGGAAGCCACTTCATTCAGTCTCTTAAATAATGCCGATCTTTTGGGTAGGCGTTCAAGATACGCCGCGGCTTGGTTCTCTGAGGCAGAACACCTCTGGGATAAGCACCGCACGGAGAAAAATAGGAAAAACGGAATTGGACTGCTTCGATGGCTAAATTGGCAAAACAAATTGACCGATCAGAATCCATCTGCGCGATACCTTGTTATCTATACGTCTTCGGGACAAGATGCCTGCGCCGCGGTGGTAGACCGACAGGATTTTGATGCGCCCTTCATTGCCGAACACAAGACATATTGGGCTGAGTTCGGGACCAGAACAGAAGCCGACTATGTGTCAGCATTCATTAATTCTGATTTTGCTAACTTTCAGATTAAGGATTTTCAATCTAGAGGACTTTTCGGAGCGCGTGATATTCATAAGCTGATCGTAAAGGTACCGTTCCCTCGATATGACGCCAGCAATGAGATGCATAAGCGACTCTCTGCACTTGGCCGGAAGTGTGGTCAGTCGATCAGCACGTACCTTGAGAAGGAGATCGCCCATGATGCATCCGCCCGAGGACTTGGACGTTTACGAGCTCGGATTCGGGAAATGCTGTCTGGAGAGATGCAAGAAATAGACGAGATCGTATCGGTGCTGTCTACAGGACGATCCATTGACGCTGCGGCTCGCCGAGGAAAAAAAAGAAGCCGCCAGCCCCGATTGCCTGGACTGTTCGACTAAGCGGGCTGATTGGCGCAAGTGGATGTCTGGCGTAATTGCGCGCCCGCCCAAGTAGCGCCAACAGTTGGGGCACGCCGCGGCTGGCTAGGGTAGTCGTGCCTGCAGCCGCGTCGTACGCCTGATTGGATTAGATATGCGAGCTCTCGACGACAGCAGCGCCTCCAGCATTGAGTCAGACGATCTAATCCTTCGGCTTCCATGACAAGGCGGCCGACGTGCGTCTGCGCCAGCAAGGGGTCATCGTACTTTCCATGCAAAAAATGGCGGTAGCGGACCGCAGAGCCGCCCGCAGCAAGGTTTCTCGGTGCAATCAATCACGGGCCGACGGTGCATCCGTAAGTCCTTGATAGCCAAAAGCTTTCGGGGTCATACCGCCAGAAAATGCACGGAAAGTACGATGCCCCCACCTTCAGTCCAGTCGCTAACTGTTTGCCTGAGCGGGTCAGTCCAGAACTCGATCGACTGCGGAGAACATACCCCGCCTGGCCTTCGCGCGGGCGATGGTCATTTCCCGACTCGACAGCCTCGAGCCAGGCGAGATCACAGCGATGCTTGATCTCCACGAGCGGCTATCGGCCGGCTAACGCTGGAGGGCGGCTGCGGTGCCGGCTTGCTGAGACGGCGATCCGGGCGCTTCCAACTCAGCTTCGCCAAGAAGCGGCGCCATGCCGACTGCGGCTGAGAGAACAGCCAGCGCTCGGTGTCGGCGCCGTCTTTGCGTCCGAGGACCGCGACAAGGGACTCGACGGCCAGGCAGTATTTCTCGTAATCGTCTTCGGTCATCGTCCGGTCGATAGCGGCAGGTTTGCTGGCCGCGACAAGACGGATGTAGTTATCCGCAGCGATCGCGAACACAGGCTCGCCGTCTGCACCTACAGTCCAGTTGGCCCGGTTCAGCGCCAGGATGGACTTGGCGAGCCACTGGTCCAGGATATAGGCGCCCGAGCACCCGAAGAAGAACATCACCTTCGTAAAGAAGGACGGGCCCATGCCTTCGAGTTGGGCGGACGCGATCAAATAGCGAAATGCACGGTAGGCCTGCCGGCGAGTCATCGTCGGCAGTTTTTTGGCGAGCGCTTCAATGGCAGGCACGCACGCCCAGAGGGCGCAGCCGGTCGCCTTCCTGCGGGACCTTCCGCCAAACGCCATCATCGCTGCGAAGCGCCACTTGAAGGGGACATCAGTGCGTGCGCAGAAGTCGAGGAGTTCGTACCGGTTCAGAGGGCGATAAAGCTCGGGAAAGCCAGATTGTTTGGCGGCCTCCAGAATCGACGTTTCGGGCAGCTTCAGCCGTTCGAGCCATTCGATCGCCGACAAGGCGATCCAGTCCACCGGATCATGGTCCGGGTCCAACAGACGCTCGAGAACGTGCTGTGCCACCCAGATCGGAGGCTGGACTTGTGGCGTCGAATTTGCGGGGGTGGGGTGCGACAAAGGCATCGTTGTCTCCTTGCGGAAATAAGCCGATAGCTGTGTCGCAGGCACCATGCCCGCGATCCAAGACAGCCATCGGAAGGACTCTTGACGATGCGGGCGTAAGTGTGCCGGCATCGTCAAGAATCCTTCCTATATGGGCTATCGATTCGAAGGCCTGACGAAGTGTCAGACTGGGCTGTGCATGCCCTCTACACCAACTTGATGTAGTCGAACCCTATGGACCGCGATGCGGTGTCTTTGCCTGCTTCCCTAGGAAGGGAACGTAAGAATAGCCTAGTTCGCGGCGAAGTCAAGCCTGCCGCTCTGCGATGCCCGGGAATCTGGTGGCCCGCGCGTGGCAAGCGGGCCATCGCATCGGCGACTCAAGTGCCGCGACGCAGGGAGAACAGGTCGCGCAGTTCCGCGTTGCTGAGGCTTCCCAGCGACTCGTCGCCGGCTCCCACAGTCAAATCCGCAAGCGCGCCTTTGCCTTGAATCATCTCGTTGATCCGTTCCTCGAAAGTCCCTTGGGTAATGAAGCGATAGACCTGAACATTCGCATGTTGCCCAATGCGCCAAGCCCGATCACTGGCTTGATTCTCGGCGGCGCGATTCCACCACAAGTCGTAATGGATTACGTGGGAGGCGGCGGTCAGGTTCAAGCCCGTGCCGCCGGCCTTGAGCGTAATCAGCATGATGCGCTGCACCGGGTCGGTCTGAAAGCGCTCGACCATGGCATTGCGTTGGGTGGTTGTGGTGCCTCCATGCAGGAAGAGCGGAGCAAGGCCGTATCGCGACTGGTGCCAATCGGCGAGAATCTCGCCCATCTCCCGGAATTGGGTGAACAGGAGCACCTTCTCGTGGCGCTCATAGATGGAGTCGAGCAACTCAAAGAGCGCCTCGGATTTCCCCGAGTGCAAAACCCCAGACTTGAGATACTGGGTCGGGTGGTTGCAGATCTGCTTGAGTGCCATCGTCATCCGGAAGACGAGGCCGTGGCGCGAGATGCTAGCCTCCGCGTTTTCGAGCGCTTCCAGTTCGCTATCCAGCACCCTCTTGTACAGGGCCGCTTGTTCGTCTGTCAGGGCGCAGTAGCGGTCCTGCTCGATCTTGTCTGGGAGATCGTTGATGATGGTCTTGTCGGTCTTGAGGCGACGCAGCAGGAGCGGTGCCGTCACGCGTTTGAATTGATCCACGACGCTATGATCCCCGTGCACCTGGATCGGCGTCGCGAACTCCTTCTCAAACTGTTTCAGCGTGCCCAGGTAGCCCGGATTGACAAAGTCAACGATGCTCCAGTAGTCCGCCAGGCGGTTTTCCACTGGCGTCCCGCTCATGGCGATGTGGTTGGTGGCCGGGACGGACTTGAGCGCCTTGGTTTGTGCCGCGGCTGGGTTCTTGATGTTCTGCGCTTCATCGGCGACGAGCAGGTGCCACTGCATGCCGGCGAGCATGGCTGCGGACCGCCGAATCACCCCGTAGGTAGTAATCGTGACGTCCGGGCGGTCGGCCTTGAGCTCACGCTTTGCGCCGTGAAAGATGCCGTACGTGAGGCCGGGGGCAAAGCGCTGGATCTCTTTCGCCCAGTTAGTCAGTAGCGTCGTCGGGACGACCACGAGCGCCTTGTGGGCGGCGACAATCATTTTGTCCGGCGTAGCGACAAACATCTTGGCCGGTGGCGGGAACTCGGAGGCGGCGTAGCCGCCGGAGAGTTTCCGCCACCGGCGGCGCCGAGTTGGCCGGGTTCTACGATGGCTGATCGCATCAATAAGCGGTCAGTCCATGTCTGGAACCCGTATTACCGACCAACAGGTTAGCCTCTACATGTCCAAACGCAAACAGCATACCCAGGAGATTGCCGCTGCCAAGGCCGGCATCAGTGTGCGCAGTGCCCGGCGTATCGAACGTGATAGCCAACTGCCTTCGCAGAAGCCCCGCCGTTACTGGCGCTCGCGGCCCGATCCATTCGTCGAGGTCTGGGACACCGAGGTCGTGCCGATGCTTGCTAGCGAGCCGCGCCTGCAAGCCATCACCATTCTGCGCAAGCTCCAGGACGACCATCCCGACCAATACCCTGACAGCATGCGCCGCACGCTCGAACGGCGCATCAGCAAGTGGCGGGCTGTGTCTGGACCGGCCAAAGAAGTCTTCTTCCCACAGGAACACGCGCCGGGGATCCGGGCACTGTCGGACTTCACCGATATGCAGGCGCTGGGCATCACCATCTCCGGCGTTCCATTCCCTCACCGCCTGTATCACTTCGTGTTCGCGTTCTCGCGCTGGGAGTACGCCCAAGTGGTTGAAGGCGGAGAGAGCTTCGAGGCGCTGTCCTCGGGCTTGCAGAACGCGCTCTGGCAGGCCGGCGGCTGCCCGCGAGAACATCGCACCGACAGCCTCTCGGCGGCGTTCAAGAACCTGAAGGAGCAGGAGGACTTCACAACGCGCTACGAAGCCCTGCTGGACCACTATGGGATGACCGGCACCCGTAACAACCGCGGCCTGGGCCACGAGAACGGCAGTGTGGAATCATCCCACCGCTATCTGAAGGAGGCTGTCGACCAGGCACTGATGCTGCGCGGCCACCGGGACTTCGAGGATCGAGCCGCCTATGAGGCGCTCCTGCGCGAGGTCGTGATGCGTCGTAACCGGCGTCATGCAGCGGCGTTCCGTCTCGAGCGCGAGCAGTTGACGGACCTGCCTCCCCGGCGCACGACGGACTTTGCCGAAGAGGAAGCGCGTGTCACCCGTTGCAGCACATTCACCGTGCGCGGCATCCTCTACAGCGCGCCGTCCCGCCTGATTGGTCACCGTCTGAAGGTGCGTGTGTACGGCGACCGACTGGACTGCTACCTGTCCGGAGCCATGGTGTTCAGCACTCCTCGGGGCTCCCACGCCGCGCACAGCACCCGCCGCGCTATCGACTATCGGCACTTCATTGAGGGGCTCAAACGTAAGCCGCAGGCCTTCAAGGGCCTGGCGTTCCGGGACGATCTGTTCCCTCGGGAGGCCTATCGGCGAACCTGGGAGCAGCTTGATGCCCGGCTGTCGCAACGCGACGCGTGCAAGACGATGGTTGGCCTGCTTGAGCTGGCGGCCATGGACGGTATCGAAGCCGTGCTGGCCGTGCGCCTGGAAGCCATGTTGGGCGATGGTGATCTGCCGGATCTGGAAGCGCTGCGCGAGGAGTTCTCGCCGCGGCAAGCCGATCACCCCGTCATCCATGTCCAGATGCCGGCGACCAGTTGCTACGACGCCCTGCTGGGCCAGGGGGTCGCAGCATGAACGCGCCGCTCCCAATTGATGCCGCCCGCCTGACGTTGATGCTCAACGAACTGCGCCTGCCCACCATTGGCCGGCTCTGGCCAGAGTTCGCACAGCGCGCCGACAAGGAAAGCTGGCAGGCAACCCGGCTGCTTGGCGCCTTGCTCGAACACGAACTGGCCGAACGGGCCAAGCGGCGTATCGAACGACACCGAACCGAATCCCGCCTGGATCCAACCAAGACGCTGGCTGCCTTCGACTTCAGTGCTGTGCCCATGGTCTCCAAGGCGCACGTGATGGCACTGGCGAGCGGTGATTCCTGGCTGGAGAAAGGTGCCAATGTGTTGATCTTCGGCCCGCCGGGCGGTGGGAAGAGCCACCTCGGATCGGCCATCGGGCATGCCCTGATCGACGCTGGGTACAGGGTACTGTTCACGCGTACCAGCGAGATCGTCCAGAAGCTGCAGGCAGCCAGGCAGAGCCTGCAGTTACCTGCAGCCCTGGCCAAGCTCGACCGCTTTGACCTGATCATCCTGGACGACCTGTCGTACGCCCGCAAGGACCAGGCCGAAACCAGTGTCCTATTCGAACTGATCGCCGAGCGCTATGAGCGGCGCAGTCTGCTGATCACGGCCAACCAGCCGTTCTCAGGCTGGGACAACGTGTTCCCTGACCCCGGCATGACCATCGCCGCGATTGACCGACTCGTCCACCATTCGACGATCTTTGAAATGAACGTCGAAAGCTACCGTCGGCGCACCGCAAGCGACAAGCAGTCTGCTCGCCGACGACAATCATCCAGCGACAACGACAATCACCGCGACATCGATAACGGAGCGACAACCATGACCTAACACTCACCGACAATCATCCCGGCCAACCGGCCAAAATGATTGTCGCTGGACCGGCCGTCCTGCTTGACGCTATCTAGCCTTGGCCGCATCGAGCGCGCCAACCTGCTTGAGCGCGAGAATCGCGGCAATGACCTGGAGGGTCTTGCCCAGTCCCATGTCATCCGCAATGACGCTCCCGAAGCCGATGCAAGCATTGCGAAAGAGCCAATTGAACCCGCGCTCCTGGTAGGGGCGCAGTTGTGCTTCCAGCCCGTCAGGCAACGAGCATGGCTCGATATCCTGCAATTTTCGGAGGATCGCTTCGGCGTTCTTGTCTCGCGCGATTGCCGCGCCATCAAGCTCTCCGGCGATGGCGATGCGTAAAAGTTCCGGAGCTGTCACCTTCGGGGGCGCAGCGAGGGCAGCGCTTAGGCTGGCGAGTTCCTTGGGATCCAGATAAACGTATTCGTCCTTGATCCGCAAGACACCACTCGCGCCTTGCACGAGCTGCTCGAACTCACGCTTGCCGAGAATGTGATCGCCGATTGCGATCTGCCAGTCAAACGAGAACAGGTCGTCAGCCCGGAACCAACTGACGGTACTCGGCGGTTGCCCGGCAATTCGCATGGAGAGCTTCGGCCGCAACAGCGCTTCCATTCCCTTCGGCAAAAGCGAGCGAATCCCCATCAGCCGCAGCACGGGCAGCGTGTCATTCAGCCATGACGGCAACTGCGCCGAGGACACGGCGATCGGCGTCCTGGCCTCCCTTTGTACGTAGTCGTTGATGGGAGGGCAGTGCTGGTCGAGCACAGAGATTGTCTGCAGAACCGCATAGCGGTGCTTGCCCCATTGATTGTCTGCGATGACGGTTGCCAAGGCTGTTGGTTCCCGGGTCGGGTGCTCTCTGTCCTGGACGTCAATGTCGACCGTGAAGCCCGCCCCGATATCGTCCACCCGCAGGACGGGCGAGAATCGCCGCTCGGCGAGATGGAAGGCGGAGAGGGAGGTTTGAATGGCGCCCGGGATAGCGCCCTCGCCGGGCCGGTCGAAGTGGGCGTAGTTGTCAGTGAAGAACAGCCCAAGGATCATGTCGCCGTTAGGCGAGCCAGCCCATGTGCGGACATAGTGCGTGAGCCATACGGAGCATAGGTGCAGGGCTCCTGCATACCGCTCCACCGTCTTCCGTGGGCGTGACTGGCCATCGACGGTAAGTAGGCGCGGTGGCAGTGCCACGGCGTGAACTACACCTTTCACCTGCTCGTCCGCGATCGCGGGCAACCATCGCACCCCTGCGACGTTATTGGTGTGGGCATAGATCTGGGGTGTGACCGCTCCCTTGCTAAGCAGGTGCAAGGTCACCAGCCGGAGTTGATAAAAGGCCGCCACCTCCGGCTGGTAGTCGGGTAGGTCGCTTGCCTCAATACGTGCTAATGCACCCAGGAAATCCGACGGCGCGGTGGCCCGAGTCACTCCGCTCATCGCTGCACCAAGTGTCGATGGCCACACCAGGCCTTGGCGGATATGTGGCTTGTCGTAGGGGAGAATCGGCGAGTAATCGTCCTCATCCCTCTCGCCGGCCAGGTTCTTAGCGGCAGTCTTGGCGACCCTAGCGAGACGGCTGCGGACCGCTTCCCGGAAATCCCCCTTGGAAAAGAGAAACTTGGATGCTCGGGCAGCAACCGACTCAGCGGTTCGAGCAGGTCAGGGATCGAAGAACAATCGATCGGTTTGAATTCGGTGACTTGCGCCTGCTCCTCCCGCTTTTCCCCTCGACGTACTGGCGCCGCCATAGGTAGCAGATCGGACAGCGTGGGCACTGGCCGGTTCACCTCGTTCTGGATGCTGAGCCGGCAATCATCGAGCGCACTGACCAGATCCAGCCCGCGAAGGCTGAACACCAAGAAAGGGTCTCGGTCAATCTCGGCGCTCAGGACGTAGATAACGGCCGCCAGGTGTTTGCAGGGGACCGCCCAATCCGGGCACGAGCAGGTCATCCGAAGATCGCGCCACCCGGTTGGGAAGACATTGATGCCTTCCTTTTGGCTGAGCCCGAGTACCGCCGGGTCCAGTTTCACGATTAAGCAACCGCCCGATGAGCGCCGGGTTGCCGGCAATGGCCTTAAAAAGGCTGTCCCGATCCGCGCGCTGAAAGGGCGGGATGTCGATTTTGACTTTGTATGGTTCGACGCGCGAGCCTTGGACGCGTGCGGTGACCGAACTACCGGACACCTCCATGGAGGTCACGGCGCCGTTTCGCACGTAGGCGCGGCCGCGCGGCAACCGGTTCTCGTGGTCAATATGCTGCAGGGCGTTTAGCCAGCGTTCGCCCCACCACGTGTTCCCGAATTTCGTTCTTGTTGCCACTAGATCTACCGGATGCACAATCGAGCACGACAAGTATGCCGACGGCGCCGCTACAAGCAAGCCTCCTCCATTTAGAAGTGTCTAAGGCGGCACGTTAAGATATACCAACTCCTTTTTCCGCCTAGGTGCGGAATCCCGCCGCCAGGTCGCCCAATAGATCCTCCACGACACGCTCTTCGGCGCAGACTGACTACGGAGCTTCATCATCGTGGTCAATTCCGGCTCCCAGGTTGCTAGGACAGGTTCGCCGGTGGCGGGGAAGTCCTTGTCGCGGGTCGCAGCAACCACGCGCTCGTATTCTGCGGCACCAAATCTCCAGGCGTTCGTGCCATACGCCCGCATGACGTGGTTACCTATACGAATGCCTTCCCAATCGTAGTCGCCGTGGTAGTGCAAGTCGGCGCCGCTACGCTTGAGGCTGGTGAGAAGATGCCGCTGCGCCGCAGCCGGCATGCCATCGGTGCAGACGAGCGGGGCACACGATGCACCAAGGGCGTTGGCCGCGATGGTAACGACCTCTGGGTTCTCGCAAACGAAAACGGCGATCCCCGCGACTTCCCATGTTTCGGGATTACGCACTAGCTGGCGTAGGGTCAGATAGCCGGGCTCGCCACGCATGAATCTGCTCCTGTCGGAGGGACGCATCGGGAGGTTCAGGCATAGCGCGGGCCGGGCCAGCTCGTTGACCAGTACGCCGGCGCGGGCCCAGGTATCGCGCGCGCGCTCCTCCGCCACCTCGTCGGCGGTGCGGGTCGTGTCGTCATTTTCGTCGTCGGGTGTTGTGGACGACTGGCGTAACACGGCGAGGACCAGGGACGCGATTGGCCTGTTGCGATCCAGTGCGTGGGCATCACCGTGGGTCTCGGCCGCCAACTGGGCAAGTGGCACGCCCTTCAGGGGTAGCCTCTGGAGGACCTCGGCCGCATGGCGACAGAGGATTCGCGCACGTTCCGGGCTTCGCGTTGACAAGCGCTTGATCAGTCCGCGCCCCAGGCTGGATTCCAAAAATCTTTGCAGGGGCGGGTCCTGGCAACTGTCGGCCACACCCTCCCACGCGAGCCTTTCGTCGGTGCGGGCCTTTTCCTTGTTGACGATTGGCCCATCCAACATTTCGAGCGCAATCCGCAGGCTTGGCGCGAGCCCGGCTCGGTGTAATGCCCAGTCGACGTCCTCGAGGCAAAAGGAAATGGAGTCGGCATGCCGGTACGGGCGCCCGAGAATCAGGCGGAGCGTCTCCATATGGGCAGGGGGGAGTCCCCTCAGATTGACTACGCCTGCAATGGGTGCTTCGGGGCGCTCGCGCTCGAAGACCCTGCGCAGGCGCGCCCGTAGCGACGCCCGGTCATCGCCACCGAGAAGGTTGTGAAGGCGAGGAGAGGGCGCATCAGTCATTGCAACGTCGTGGGATTGCTACGCCCGGTAACCTGTCGCCGTTGTTTTCCATCCCACTTCCAACGCGAGACAAAGACCGCATCCACGCCGGGCGCCCGTTGCAGTTCGCAGATCGATACGCCTGGGAACGCTGGATAGCATGCCCATTCACGTTCGCTGGTGATCATGAAATCCAGATCGAACATCTGGATCAGCTTGGCGCAGTCCCCACGCGCGTGGTCGTCAATGCCGGCGAACGCCTCATCCAGCAAGATCAATCGCGGGGCGAGTTGGCCCGCGCTCTGGTTGTAGAAATTGGCCACGGCCGCAATCATCGGCACAGTCAGGCCCAGTGCCCGTTCTCCACTGGATGCCGGGTCGGAAATCGACTTCCATCCGCCGTTTTGAGAGCGCTGAACGCGGAAGCGGTGCCAGAGACGATAGTCCAGTGCTCTTGCGAGCCGGTCTGCCGATTTTTGGCCATAGGAGTCCGGGTTCTCGTTCTCCGCTTTGATGCGCTGGAGGAACCAATCCCCGATCTCCTTGCGCTCGTCTTCTGTTAGGAGTTCTGCGCTTTTTTGGAGGAGGATTGTACGCAGGCGCTCGAAGTTCGCCGTTGAGCCGGCGTTGTCCTTGGTCGGCTCCCACTGAAGCTTGAACTTGACTCCCGTCGCGGTCGGATACTTGTCCAGTTCCCTGTTGATCTCATGCACCTGCTTTTCGGCGGTCCTAAGCAGCCGATGAATCTCGATGGCGATGTCCTGCTTGAGATGCTGCTCAAGGATCTCTTGCTCGCGCACACTCAGCAGGTTTTCGCGCCTCACAATCTCCTCATCCAGAAGGATAAGCAGAGCGTGCGGCTGTTCCTCCTTCCCTTGGAAGACAATCCTTACCGAAATGCCTGAATCAGACTGGGTGCCGTGGGCCTCATGACCGAGTGCATTGAGCGCATGATCCAATTCGCGAAACTCGGTATTGATGACGCTTTGTGAACGCCTCCACGCCTCGTCGGTGTCTTCGAGGTTGCTCAATTCCTGCTCGGCCTTGCGCGCGAGGCCCAAGGCTGCATCGACCGCCCATGGCCGCGTGAGATCGGGAATGTCGATGGCAGGGAGCGCTGCAGGAATCAGACCGGCCTCCGCAACTTGCTTGAATGCATCGATGGCCCGAAACCGATTGTCTGCCGCCTCCTTCACCTGGGTCTCAGCGGATGTGAGCGCCTCGTTCGCAGCACCTTCCTCTTTTGCCGCCGCAACTTGTTTGGCATTTGCCGCGTTATAGGCGTCAGTAGCAATGCTGAGAGCATGCCTCGCCGCGGTAATCAACTCTTCGTATTGATCAACACGCATGCCTATCGTTTCCCGCAGAACCGCAAGTTGGGCTTCCGCGCGTGTGTCGTCAATCTGGCATTGCGCGAGGATCGCCTCCTGTTTGGCGAATTCCTGGCGACAATCGTCTTCATGGCGTGAGGCAGTTTCATAATCCCGCC
The Cupriavidus taiwanensis genome window above contains:
- a CDS encoding N-6 DNA methylase; translated protein: MQYLSAVFAHDLGAQELIAALSLGAERTVANVVRGGKASRGRADTQTNTVIVEWEKDLSRTGEHAMEQLEEYLAGNWRSGQEYRFILIATDGIKWRIYAPDWSTLEMGQFSLTSNYSLREIRKFDLTEESLGEFPFFLDEILFASQPKIATLESIRSDFGDTSSTFINSISFLFDCIKDFSHHSELQVALDQWRKFLSVAYGRFDASPGMFLVHTYLSIFAKLIAFSVIAEETARGDQRVKSILSGKEFAKFNVERFIEDDFFHWVNAEPYFSRLKPAFREINNRIGEYDLTDVREDILKGVYQELVDLDTRHALGEYYTPDWLCEKIVEETRFTETYRVLDPACGSGSFLRAAIAKMRNESPQIDATTISRRVVGIDIHPLSVQIAKTTIIIAMGKLIAQSNDPVTLHIYLANSLLVPETSADLFESTFKVSVDNRQYSLNVARIAGPDEFDSLITFCDDLVRQHEGLIAQSRFFKLATSALDGATDQLKHDLYFVYRGMKEASINGRDSIWKFILQNSYKPVFLRGQFDLILGNPPWLTYADVTNSDYQQMLMGLADHYNVTPPKRADIPHLEIAAIFVAHSVNYFLKPSGTLAFVLPRSFVSASQHENIRRGTVSSLELKELWDLNDVSPLFRVPSCVMFFKHSASDNLRRRVSLPTFPGKRLEGKLPREHLHWGNATRFIRLEDVSWHLSTLGASGARSAFTVGGSTQSIGTNAYEKKFSQGATVVPRNFFFIDLETDYDGGGFVGRTWSVRTATAAAREAKAPWKNHSLTGRIEGDYIFRTAIANNLVPFALFSPPIVALPITENGSDQEATSFSLLNNADLLGRRSRYAAAWFSEAEHLWDKHRTEKNRKNGIGLLRWLNWQNKLTDQNPSARYLVIYTSSGQDACAAVVDRQDFDAPFIAEHKTYWAEFGTRTEADYVSAFINSDFANFQIKDFQSRGLFGARDIHKLIVKVPFPRYDASNEMHKRLSALGRKCGQSISTYLEKEIAHDASARGLGRLRARIREMLSGEMQEIDEIVSVLSTGRSIDAAARRGKKRSRQPRLPGLFD
- a CDS encoding DEAD/DEAH box helicase — its product is MIVAAHKALVVVPTTLLTNWAKEIQRFAPGLTYGIFHGAKRELKADRPDVTITTYGVIRRSAAMLAGMQWHLLVADEAQNIKNPAAAQTKALKSVPATNHIAMSGTPVENRLADYWSIVDFVNPGYLGTLKQFEKEFATPIQVHGDHSVVDQFKRVTAPLLLRRLKTDKTIINDLPDKIEQDRYCALTDEQAALYKRVLDSELEALENAEASISRHGLVFRMTMALKQICNHPTQYLKSGVLHSGKSEALFELLDSIYERHEKVLLFTQFREMGEILADWHQSRYGLAPLFLHGGTTTTQRNAMVERFQTDPVQRIMLITLKAGGTGLNLTAASHVIHYDLWWNRAAENQASDRAWRIGQHANVQVYRFITQGTFEERINEMIQGKGALADLTVGAGDESLGSLSNAELRDLFSLRRGT
- the istA gene encoding IS21 family transposase, with the translated sequence MSGTRITDQQVSLYMSKRKQHTQEIAAAKAGISVRSARRIERDSQLPSQKPRRYWRSRPDPFVEVWDTEVVPMLASEPRLQAITILRKLQDDHPDQYPDSMRRTLERRISKWRAVSGPAKEVFFPQEHAPGIRALSDFTDMQALGITISGVPFPHRLYHFVFAFSRWEYAQVVEGGESFEALSSGLQNALWQAGGCPREHRTDSLSAAFKNLKEQEDFTTRYEALLDHYGMTGTRNNRGLGHENGSVESSHRYLKEAVDQALMLRGHRDFEDRAAYEALLREVVMRRNRRHAAAFRLEREQLTDLPPRRTTDFAEEEARVTRCSTFTVRGILYSAPSRLIGHRLKVRVYGDRLDCYLSGAMVFSTPRGSHAAHSTRRAIDYRHFIEGLKRKPQAFKGLAFRDDLFPREAYRRTWEQLDARLSQRDACKTMVGLLELAAMDGIEAVLAVRLEAMLGDGDLPDLEALREEFSPRQADHPVIHVQMPATSCYDALLGQGVAA
- the istB gene encoding IS21-like element helper ATPase IstB; the encoded protein is MNAPLPIDAARLTLMLNELRLPTIGRLWPEFAQRADKESWQATRLLGALLEHELAERAKRRIERHRTESRLDPTKTLAAFDFSAVPMVSKAHVMALASGDSWLEKGANVLIFGPPGGGKSHLGSAIGHALIDAGYRVLFTRTSEIVQKLQAARQSLQLPAALAKLDRFDLIILDDLSYARKDQAETSVLFELIAERYERRSLLITANQPFSGWDNVFPDPGMTIAAIDRLVHHSTIFEMNVESYRRRTASDKQSARRRQSSSDNDNHRDIDNGATTMT
- a CDS encoding SNF2 helicase-associated domain-containing protein encodes the protein MSGVTRATAPSDFLGALARIEASDLPDYQPEVAAFYQLRLVTLHLLSKGAVTPQIYAHTNNVAGVRWLPAIADEQVKGVVHAVALPPRLLTVDGQSRPRKTVERYAGALHLCSVWLTHYVRTWAGSPNGDMILGLFFTDNYAHFDRPGEGAIPGAIQTSLSAFHLAERRFSPVLRVDDIGAGFTVDIDVQDREHPTREPTALATVIADNQWGKHRYAVLQTISVLDQHCPPINDYVQREARTPIAVSSAQLPSWLNDTLPVLRLMGIRSLLPKGMEALLRPKLSMRIAGQPPSTVSWFRADDLFSFDWQIAIGDHILGKREFEQLVQGASGVLRIKDEYVYLDPKELASLSAALAAPPKVTAPELLRIAIAGELDGAAIARDKNAEAILRKLQDIEPCSLPDGLEAQLRPYQERGFNWLFRNACIGFGSVIADDMGLGKTLQVIAAILALKQVGALDAAKAR
- a CDS encoding SWIM zinc finger family protein, which codes for MTCSCPDWAVPCKHLAAVIYVLSAEIDRDPFLVFSLRGLDLVSALDDCRLSIQNEVNRPVPTLSDLLPMAAPVRRGEKREEQAQVTEFKPIDCSSIPDLLEPLSRLLPEHPSFSFPRGISGKRSAAVSLGSPRLPLRTWPARGMRTITRRFSPTTSHISAKAWCGHRHLVQR